One genomic window of Azospirillum sp. TSH58 includes the following:
- a CDS encoding ABC transporter ATP-binding protein has translation MAQPQLKVVGSAETARLSQKTLIQIDGVTKTYRSRDGEVPSLRPITFDVRDGEFLVVVGPSGCGKSTLLKLVAGLLPVSEGAITIEGTTVTEPHDDVGIVFQSPVLLAWRTVLRNIMMPVEVRGLPRDKYLERARALIRMTGLEGFENKYPWQLSGGMQQRASLCRALVHDPKILLMDEPFGALDAMTREKMNVELQRIQHETGKTVLLITHSIPEAVFLADRVMVMSERPGAIAATYEVPLPRPRSLDVMGHPVFIELTQRIRAHFNAQGHLD, from the coding sequence ATGGCTCAGCCCCAGTTGAAAGTCGTCGGATCGGCCGAAACGGCCCGCCTGTCGCAAAAGACCCTGATCCAGATCGACGGCGTGACCAAGACCTACCGCAGCCGCGACGGGGAGGTGCCGTCCCTGCGCCCGATCACCTTCGACGTGCGGGACGGCGAGTTCCTGGTGGTGGTCGGCCCGTCCGGCTGCGGCAAGTCCACGCTGCTGAAGCTGGTCGCCGGCCTGCTGCCGGTCAGCGAGGGCGCCATCACCATCGAAGGCACCACGGTGACCGAGCCGCACGACGACGTGGGCATCGTGTTCCAGAGCCCGGTGCTGCTCGCCTGGCGGACGGTGCTGCGCAACATCATGATGCCGGTCGAGGTCCGCGGCCTGCCGCGCGACAAGTACCTGGAGCGCGCCCGTGCGCTGATCCGCATGACCGGGCTGGAGGGGTTCGAGAACAAGTACCCCTGGCAGCTCTCCGGCGGCATGCAGCAGCGCGCCTCGCTGTGCCGGGCGCTGGTCCACGACCCGAAGATCCTGCTGATGGACGAGCCGTTCGGCGCGCTCGACGCCATGACGCGGGAGAAGATGAACGTCGAGCTGCAACGCATCCAGCACGAGACGGGCAAGACCGTCCTGCTGATCACCCACTCCATCCCGGAGGCGGTGTTCCTGGCCGACCGGGTGATGGTGATGTCGGAGCGTCCCGGCGCCATCGCCGCGACCTACGAGGTGCCGCTGCCCCGCCCGCGCTCGCTGGACGTGATGGGCCACCCGGTCTTCATCGAGCTGACCCAGCGCATCCGGGCGCATTTCAACGCCCAAGGGCATCTGGACTGA
- the urtD gene encoding urea ABC transporter ATP-binding protein UrtD, producing the protein MSTEDTLLYLDGVSVSFDGFRALNNLSLVIGPGEMRAIIGPNGAGKTTMMDVITGKTRPDTGTILFEGRTDLTSLREPAIANLGIGRKFQRPTVFEMHTVWDNLELSLKAPRRPLKTLTYSATREDRARIEEILDITRLSPRRDRPAGSLSHGEKQWLEIGMLLAQDPKLLLVDEPVAGMTDAETEQTAHLLKDIAGKHSVIVVEHDMVFVRELGVKVTVLHEGSVLAEGSLDTVSANKQVIDVYLGR; encoded by the coding sequence ATGAGCACGGAAGACACCCTGCTGTATCTGGACGGCGTGTCGGTCAGCTTCGACGGGTTCCGGGCGCTGAACAACCTGTCGCTGGTCATCGGGCCGGGCGAGATGCGGGCGATCATCGGGCCGAACGGCGCCGGCAAGACGACCATGATGGACGTCATCACCGGAAAGACCCGCCCCGACACCGGCACCATCCTGTTCGAGGGCCGTACCGACCTGACCAGTCTGCGCGAGCCGGCCATCGCCAACCTGGGCATCGGCCGCAAGTTCCAGCGCCCCACCGTGTTCGAGATGCACACGGTCTGGGACAATCTGGAGCTGTCGCTGAAGGCGCCGCGCCGCCCTCTGAAGACGCTGACCTATTCGGCGACGCGGGAGGACCGGGCGCGGATCGAGGAGATCCTCGACATCACCCGCCTGTCGCCGCGGCGCGACCGCCCGGCGGGCAGCCTGTCGCACGGCGAGAAGCAGTGGCTGGAGATCGGCATGCTGCTGGCCCAGGACCCGAAGCTGCTGCTGGTCGACGAACCGGTGGCCGGCATGACCGACGCAGAAACGGAACAGACCGCCCATCTGCTGAAGGACATCGCCGGCAAGCATTCGGTGATCGTCGTGGAGCACGACATGGTCTTCGTCCGCGAACTGGGCGTGAAGGTCACGGTGCTGCACGAGGGCTCGGTGCTGGCCGAAGGCTCGCTCGACACGGTGAGCGCCAACAAGCAGGTCATCGACGTCTATCTGGGCCGGTGA
- a CDS encoding Gfo/Idh/MocA family protein, protein MSTKRLGIIMHGVTGRMGMNQHLIRSILAIRAQGGVTLSDGSRVMPDPILVGRNAEKIRELAQRHGVERWTDNLESALANPDDTIFFDAGTTQMRPTLLEAAIRAGKHVYCEKPIATNLEEALRVVRLAEEAGVKNGTVQDKLFLPGLQKLKMLRDSGFFGKILSVRGEFGYWVFEGDWQPAQRPSWNYREEDGGGIILDMVCHWRYVLDNLFGQVKSVSCLGAIHIPERWDEQGKRYQATADDAAYATFELEGGVIAHINSSWATRVYRDDLVTFQVDGTHGSAVAGLSDCVIQPRQGTPRPVWNPDQKQTMDFYATWQPVPDNQPTDNGFKTQWESFIRHVVEDAPFDHGLIEGAKGVQLVEAALKSWKERRWVDVPSLTA, encoded by the coding sequence ATGAGCACGAAGCGCCTTGGTATCATCATGCATGGCGTGACCGGCCGCATGGGCATGAACCAGCACCTGATCCGGTCGATCCTCGCCATCCGGGCGCAAGGCGGCGTCACGCTGTCCGACGGGTCCCGCGTCATGCCGGACCCCATCCTGGTCGGGCGCAACGCCGAGAAGATCCGCGAACTGGCCCAGCGCCACGGCGTCGAGCGCTGGACCGACAATCTGGAATCGGCCCTGGCGAACCCGGACGACACGATCTTCTTCGACGCCGGCACCACCCAGATGCGCCCGACGCTGCTGGAAGCGGCGATCCGCGCCGGCAAGCACGTCTATTGCGAGAAGCCCATCGCCACCAACCTGGAGGAGGCGCTGCGCGTCGTCCGGCTGGCCGAGGAGGCCGGGGTGAAGAACGGCACCGTGCAGGACAAGCTGTTCCTGCCCGGCCTGCAGAAGCTGAAGATGCTGCGCGACAGCGGTTTCTTCGGAAAGATCCTCTCGGTGCGCGGCGAGTTCGGCTATTGGGTGTTCGAGGGCGACTGGCAGCCGGCGCAGCGCCCCTCCTGGAACTACCGCGAGGAGGACGGCGGCGGCATCATCCTCGACATGGTCTGCCACTGGCGCTACGTGCTCGACAACCTGTTCGGGCAGGTCAAGAGCGTGTCCTGCCTGGGCGCCATCCACATCCCGGAACGCTGGGACGAGCAGGGCAAGCGCTATCAGGCCACCGCCGACGACGCGGCCTATGCCACCTTCGAGCTGGAGGGCGGCGTCATCGCCCACATCAACTCCTCCTGGGCGACGCGGGTGTACCGCGACGATCTGGTGACCTTCCAGGTGGACGGCACCCACGGCTCGGCCGTCGCGGGCCTGAGCGACTGCGTGATCCAGCCGCGCCAGGGCACGCCGCGCCCGGTGTGGAACCCGGACCAGAAGCAGACCATGGACTTCTACGCGACGTGGCAGCCGGTGCCCGACAACCAGCCGACCGACAACGGCTTCAAGACGCAGTGGGAATCCTTCATCCGCCATGTCGTCGAGGACGCCCCCTTCGACCACGGCCTGATCGAGGGCGCCAAGGGCGTGCAGCTCGTCGAGGCCGCGCTGAAGAGCTGGAAGGAGCGTCGCTGGGTCGACGTTCCCTCGCTGACCGCCTGA
- the urtA gene encoding urea ABC transporter substrate-binding protein encodes MFKSGFTSGFKTGRTLAAAAGLAVTFAAGFAAPASAQDTIKVGILHSLSGTMAISETTLKDVMLMLIEEQNKKGGVLGKKLEPVVVDPASNWPLFAEKARELISKDKVAAVFGCWTSVSRKSVLPVFEELNSILFYPVQYEGEESSRNVFYTGAAPNQQAIPAVDYLAEKEGVQRWVLAGTDYVYPRTTNKILETYLKSKGVKSEDIMINYTPFGHADWQNIVADIKKFGSAGKKTAVVSTINGDANVPFYKELGNQGVKAQDIPVVAFSVGEEELAGIDTKPLVGHLAAWNYFMSVDTAENSDFIKKWQAFTKNDKRVTNDPMEAHYIGFNMWVKAVEKAGTIDSNAVIDSLVGVAVPNLTGGYSAMLPNHHITKPVLIGEVQENGQFETVSKTPGLVAGDEWSDFLPDSKDLISDWRAPMSCGNFNVKTGKCGGKGS; translated from the coding sequence ATGTTCAAGTCGGGGTTCACGTCGGGCTTCAAGACCGGTCGCACCCTTGCGGCGGCCGCCGGTCTTGCCGTCACGTTCGCCGCGGGCTTCGCCGCCCCGGCGTCGGCCCAGGACACCATCAAGGTCGGCATCCTCCATTCCCTGTCGGGCACCATGGCGATCAGCGAGACCACGCTGAAGGACGTCATGCTGATGCTCATCGAAGAGCAGAACAAGAAGGGCGGCGTTCTCGGCAAGAAGCTGGAGCCGGTCGTCGTCGATCCCGCCTCCAACTGGCCCCTGTTCGCCGAGAAGGCGCGCGAGCTGATCAGCAAGGACAAGGTGGCCGCGGTGTTCGGCTGCTGGACCTCGGTCAGCCGCAAGTCCGTCCTGCCGGTGTTCGAGGAGCTGAACAGCATCCTGTTCTACCCGGTGCAGTATGAGGGCGAGGAGTCCTCGCGCAACGTCTTCTACACCGGCGCCGCCCCGAACCAGCAGGCGATCCCCGCCGTCGACTATCTGGCGGAGAAGGAAGGCGTGCAGCGCTGGGTGCTGGCCGGCACCGACTACGTCTACCCGCGCACGACCAACAAGATCCTGGAAACCTACCTGAAGTCCAAGGGCGTGAAGTCCGAGGACATCATGATCAACTACACGCCGTTCGGCCATGCCGACTGGCAGAACATCGTCGCCGACATCAAGAAGTTCGGCTCCGCCGGCAAGAAGACCGCCGTCGTCTCGACCATCAACGGCGACGCCAACGTCCCCTTCTACAAGGAACTGGGCAACCAGGGCGTCAAGGCGCAGGACATCCCGGTCGTCGCCTTCTCCGTGGGTGAGGAGGAGCTGGCCGGCATCGATACCAAGCCGCTGGTCGGGCATCTCGCCGCCTGGAACTACTTCATGTCGGTGGACACGGCGGAGAACAGCGACTTCATCAAGAAGTGGCAGGCCTTCACCAAGAACGACAAGCGCGTCACCAACGATCCGATGGAGGCCCACTACATCGGCTTCAACATGTGGGTGAAGGCGGTCGAGAAGGCCGGCACCATCGACAGCAACGCCGTGATCGACAGCCTCGTCGGCGTCGCCGTGCCGAACCTGACCGGCGGCTATTCGGCCATGCTGCCGAACCACCACATCACCAAGCCGGTGCTGATCGGCGAGGTGCAGGAGAACGGCCAGTTCGAGACCGTCTCCAAGACGCCGGGCCTCGTGGCCGGCGACGAGTGGTCGGACTTCCTGCCGGACAGCAAGGACCTGATCTCCGACTGGCGCGCCCCGATGTCCTGCGGCAACTTCAACGTGAAGACCGGCAAGTGCGGCGGCAAGGGGTCGTGA
- the urtC gene encoding urea ABC transporter permease subunit UrtC, which yields MLTRFFLMGLDKKAGVLLTVLAVLAVAVPVMALGTAPDSPWHLSTHTVALLGKYLCFALLALSLDLVWGFVGILSLGHAAFFTLGGYAMGMYLMRQIGSRGMYGNADLPDFMVFLNWTELPWYWHGFDQFWFAAIMVMLVPGLLAFAFGWFAFRSRVTGVYLSIITQALTFALMLAFFRNDMGFGGNNGLTDFKEILGFDIQAASTRVGLFVATVVALAAGYILASAVVASKLGKVLIAVRDAESRVRFLGYETDRYKLFAWTLSAGMAGVAGALYVPQVGIINPSEFSPASSIEAVIWVAVGGRGTLAGPVLGAVLVNFGKSYFTAALPELWLFALGGLFVLVTLFLPKGILGLAAQLRDRLPARATVTAKPADQKGV from the coding sequence ATGCTGACCCGTTTCTTCCTGATGGGCCTGGACAAGAAGGCCGGCGTGCTGCTGACCGTCCTGGCGGTGCTGGCCGTGGCGGTGCCGGTGATGGCGCTGGGCACCGCCCCGGACTCGCCCTGGCACCTGTCCACCCACACGGTGGCGCTGCTCGGCAAGTATCTGTGCTTCGCGCTGCTGGCGCTGTCGCTCGACCTCGTCTGGGGCTTCGTCGGCATCCTGTCGCTGGGCCACGCCGCCTTCTTCACGCTCGGCGGCTACGCCATGGGCATGTACCTGATGCGGCAGATCGGTTCGCGCGGCATGTACGGCAATGCCGACCTGCCGGACTTCATGGTCTTCCTGAACTGGACGGAGCTGCCCTGGTACTGGCACGGCTTCGACCAGTTCTGGTTCGCCGCGATCATGGTGATGCTGGTGCCGGGCCTGCTCGCCTTCGCCTTCGGCTGGTTCGCCTTCCGCTCGCGAGTCACCGGCGTCTACCTGTCGATCATCACGCAGGCGCTGACCTTCGCGCTGATGCTGGCCTTCTTCCGCAACGACATGGGTTTCGGCGGCAACAACGGCCTGACCGACTTCAAGGAGATCCTGGGCTTCGACATCCAGGCCGCCTCGACCCGCGTCGGGCTGTTCGTGGCGACGGTGGTGGCGCTGGCGGCCGGCTACATCCTGGCCTCGGCCGTGGTGGCGTCCAAGCTGGGCAAGGTGCTGATCGCCGTGCGCGACGCGGAGAGCCGGGTGCGCTTCCTCGGCTACGAGACGGACCGCTACAAGCTGTTCGCCTGGACGCTGTCGGCCGGCATGGCCGGCGTGGCGGGGGCGCTCTACGTGCCGCAGGTCGGCATCATCAACCCGTCGGAATTCTCTCCCGCCAGCAGCATCGAGGCGGTGATCTGGGTCGCCGTCGGCGGGCGCGGCACGCTGGCCGGGCCGGTGCTGGGCGCGGTGCTGGTGAATTTCGGCAAGAGCTACTTCACGGCGGCGCTGCCGGAACTGTGGCTGTTCGCGCTGGGCGGCCTGTTCGTGCTGGTCACCCTGTTCCTGCCCAAGGGCATCCTGGGTCTGGCGGCGCAGCTTCGCGACCGGCTGCCGGCGCGCGCCACGGTCACCGCCAAGCCGGCGGACCAGAAGGGAGTCTGA
- the urtB gene encoding urea ABC transporter permease subunit UrtB — protein sequence MHRAFCWLLAAFLALAAHAAFAADLAPLVRGLGAGSYAETEKALAGLAETGDPAVVPVIEALQAGDLHVRKADGAVVVAKRAGGGYALTDPLTGAAIGEADRNAVEKIRINNALRRTISATLGALTLMSPDANTRRQAAEAVFKSRDVNALDALNTALAKESDERVRRAMTQARASVLLAGDAPDADKVAAVAVLQERGDQDARALLNGAANTGSDAVKDAATKAIASVEQRLALWGAAQNLWYGLSLGSVLLLAAIGLAVTFGVMGVINMAHGEMVMIGAYATFLVQEAFRQWAPGLFDLSILVALPVAFLVSGAVGVAIERSVIRWLYGRPLETLLATWGLSLALQQAVRSIFGPTNREVGAPSWMSGAFELGGLTITYGRLWIVVFAFLVFGALLVALRKTWFGLSIRAVTQNRSMANAMGIRTARVDALTFGLGSGIAGLAGVALSQIDNVSPNLGQGYIIDSFMVVVFGGVGNLWGTLVGALALGGVNKFLEPYAGAVLGKILVLIFIILFIQRRPRGLFALKGRAVEA from the coding sequence ATGCACCGCGCATTCTGCTGGCTGCTGGCCGCGTTTCTGGCGCTGGCCGCACACGCCGCCTTCGCCGCCGATCTGGCCCCGCTGGTTCGCGGTTTGGGCGCCGGCAGCTACGCCGAGACCGAAAAGGCCCTCGCCGGGCTGGCCGAGACGGGCGATCCCGCCGTCGTGCCGGTGATCGAGGCCCTCCAGGCCGGCGACCTGCACGTCCGCAAGGCGGACGGCGCCGTGGTCGTTGCCAAGCGCGCCGGCGGCGGCTACGCCCTGACCGACCCGCTGACCGGCGCCGCCATCGGCGAGGCGGACCGCAACGCGGTCGAGAAGATCCGCATCAACAACGCCCTGCGCCGCACGATCAGCGCGACGCTCGGCGCGCTCACCCTGATGAGCCCCGACGCCAACACGCGCCGGCAGGCCGCCGAGGCGGTGTTCAAGAGCCGCGACGTCAACGCGCTGGACGCGCTCAACACGGCGCTGGCCAAGGAATCCGACGAGCGCGTGCGCCGCGCGATGACCCAGGCGCGGGCCTCCGTCCTGCTGGCCGGGGACGCGCCCGACGCCGACAAGGTCGCCGCCGTCGCGGTGCTACAGGAGCGCGGCGACCAGGACGCGCGGGCCCTGCTGAACGGCGCCGCCAATACGGGAAGCGACGCGGTGAAGGACGCCGCGACGAAGGCCATCGCGTCGGTGGAGCAGCGGCTGGCCCTGTGGGGCGCGGCGCAGAATTTGTGGTACGGCCTGTCGCTCGGCTCGGTGCTGCTGCTGGCGGCGATCGGGCTGGCCGTCACCTTCGGCGTCATGGGCGTCATCAACATGGCGCATGGCGAGATGGTGATGATCGGCGCCTACGCCACTTTCCTGGTCCAGGAGGCCTTCCGCCAGTGGGCGCCGGGCCTGTTCGACCTCTCCATCCTGGTGGCGCTGCCGGTCGCCTTCCTGGTCTCCGGCGCGGTCGGCGTCGCCATCGAGCGCAGCGTGATCCGCTGGCTCTACGGGCGCCCGCTGGAAACGCTGCTGGCGACCTGGGGGCTGTCGCTGGCGCTCCAGCAGGCGGTGCGCTCCATCTTCGGGCCGACGAACCGCGAGGTCGGCGCACCGTCCTGGATGTCCGGAGCCTTCGAGCTGGGCGGGCTGACCATCACCTACGGGCGGCTGTGGATCGTCGTCTTCGCCTTCCTCGTCTTCGGCGCGCTGCTGGTGGCGCTGCGCAAGACGTGGTTCGGGCTGAGCATCCGCGCCGTCACCCAGAACCGCAGCATGGCCAACGCCATGGGCATCCGCACGGCGCGGGTCGACGCGCTGACCTTCGGGCTCGGCTCCGGCATCGCCGGGCTGGCCGGGGTGGCGCTGAGCCAGATCGACAACGTCAGCCCCAACCTGGGCCAGGGCTACATCATCGACAGCTTCATGGTCGTGGTGTTCGGCGGTGTCGGCAACCTGTGGGGCACGCTGGTCGGCGCGCTGGCGCTCGGCGGCGTCAACAAGTTCCTGGAGCCCTACGCGGGCGCGGTGCTGGGCAAGATCCTGGTGCTGATCTTCATCATCCTGTTCATCCAACGGCGTCCGCGCGGCCTGTTCGCGCTGAAGGGCCGGGCGGTGGAGGCCTGA
- the urtE gene encoding urea ABC transporter ATP-binding subunit UrtE, with translation MLDIRSVDLHYGAAQALRGVSLTAEVGKVTCLLGRNGVGKSSLLRAIVGLKPVTGGTIAWDGGDITRLAPSERARRGIAYVPQGREIFPLLTVRENLLTGYAPLKRADRSIPDEVFELFPVLKSMLDRRGGDLSGGQQQQLAIGRALVTRPRLLVLDEPTEGIQPSIIKDIGRAISYLRDKGTMAILLVEQYFEFARDLADDWAVMERGEVMLAGSRDGLEESEVRRYLTV, from the coding sequence ATGCTCGACATACGGTCTGTCGATCTCCATTACGGTGCGGCGCAGGCGCTGCGCGGCGTGTCGCTGACGGCGGAGGTTGGGAAGGTCACCTGCCTGCTCGGGCGCAACGGCGTCGGCAAGTCCTCGCTGCTGCGCGCCATCGTCGGGCTGAAGCCGGTGACCGGCGGAACCATCGCCTGGGACGGCGGCGACATCACCAGGCTCGCCCCGTCGGAGCGGGCGCGGCGCGGCATCGCCTACGTCCCGCAGGGGCGCGAGATCTTCCCGCTGCTGACGGTGCGGGAAAACCTGCTGACCGGCTACGCGCCGCTGAAGCGCGCCGACCGCTCCATCCCCGACGAGGTGTTCGAGCTGTTCCCGGTGCTGAAGTCCATGCTCGACCGGCGCGGCGGCGACCTGTCGGGCGGGCAGCAGCAGCAGCTCGCCATCGGGCGGGCGCTGGTGACGCGGCCCCGGCTGCTGGTGCTGGACGAGCCGACCGAGGGCATCCAGCCCTCCATCATCAAGGACATCGGGCGGGCCATTTCCTACCTGCGCGACAAGGGCACCATGGCGATCCTGCTGGTCGAGCAGTATTTCGAGTTCGCCCGCGATCTGGCCGACGACTGGGCGGTGATGGAACGCGGCGAGGTCATGCTGGCGGGCAGCCGCGACGGGCTGGAGGAGAGCGAGGTCCGGCGGTACCTGACCGTCTGA
- a CDS encoding dihydrodipicolinate synthase family protein gives MALTIKLPRADRSLESYEVAPARGFPARTDRPLNRVAYAAAHMVADPLADNDPWLTPAIDWDRTIAFREHLWDLGFGVAEAMDTAQRGMGLDWNASLDLIRRSLTAAKARGNALIACGAGTDHLAPEDARSLDDVIRAYETQVAAVEDLGGRVILMASRALARVAKGPDDYVRVYSRILSQVRQPVIIHWLGDMFDPALAGYWGTNDFPVALDTAVGIINDFAAKVDGVKISLLDKDKEIVMRRRLVPGVRMYTGDDFNYAELIAGDAEGHSDALLGIFDAIAPAAAAALAELAAGEEGRFHEILEPTVPLSRHVFKAPTRFYKTGVVFMAYLNGHQDHFTMIGGQEGTRSTQHLAEIFRLADKAGLLRDPEEAVWRMADVLAVRGIEAV, from the coding sequence ATGGCACTGACCATCAAGCTGCCGCGCGCCGACCGCTCGCTGGAAAGCTACGAGGTCGCCCCGGCGCGGGGCTTCCCCGCCCGCACCGACCGGCCCTTGAACCGCGTGGCCTACGCCGCCGCGCACATGGTGGCCGATCCGCTGGCCGACAACGACCCCTGGCTGACCCCGGCCATCGACTGGGACCGGACCATCGCCTTCCGCGAGCATCTGTGGGACCTCGGCTTCGGCGTCGCCGAGGCGATGGACACCGCGCAGCGCGGCATGGGGCTGGACTGGAACGCCTCGCTGGATCTGATCCGGCGCTCCCTGACCGCGGCGAAGGCGCGCGGCAACGCGCTGATCGCCTGCGGGGCCGGCACCGACCATCTGGCGCCGGAGGACGCCCGCTCGCTCGACGACGTGATCCGCGCCTATGAGACGCAGGTCGCCGCGGTCGAGGATCTCGGCGGGCGGGTGATCCTGATGGCCTCCCGAGCGCTCGCCCGCGTGGCCAAAGGGCCGGATGACTATGTCCGCGTCTACAGCCGCATCCTCTCCCAGGTGCGCCAGCCGGTGATCATCCACTGGCTGGGCGACATGTTCGACCCGGCGCTGGCCGGTTACTGGGGAACCAACGACTTCCCGGTGGCGCTCGACACGGCGGTCGGAATCATCAACGACTTCGCGGCCAAGGTGGACGGGGTGAAGATCTCCCTGCTCGACAAGGACAAGGAGATCGTCATGCGCCGCCGCCTGGTCCCTGGCGTGCGCATGTACACCGGCGACGACTTCAACTACGCGGAGCTGATCGCCGGCGACGCGGAGGGTCATTCCGACGCTCTGCTGGGCATCTTCGACGCCATCGCCCCGGCGGCGGCGGCGGCGCTCGCCGAGCTGGCGGCGGGCGAGGAGGGGCGTTTCCACGAGATTCTGGAGCCGACCGTCCCGCTGTCCCGCCACGTCTTCAAGGCGCCGACCCGCTTCTACAAGACCGGGGTGGTCTTCATGGCCTACCTGAACGGCCACCAGGACCATTTCACGATGATCGGCGGGCAGGAGGGCACGCGCTCCACCCAGCATCTGGCGGAGATCTTCCGGCTGGCCGACAAGGCCGGGCTGCTGCGCGACCCGGAAGAGGCGGTGTGGCGCATGGCCGACGTCCTGGCCGTGCGCGGCATCGAGGCGGTGTGA
- a CDS encoding sugar phosphate isomerase/epimerase, translated as MRDFSGDHRWLSINTATVRKQGDLLQIFDACARQGIRAVSPWRDQVAAVGLDRAARAVKELGLQLSGYCRGGMFPADPDRRAEVRDDNRRAVDEAVALGAPCLVLVVGGLPQFSRPGSPPSKDIALARAQVEDGIAELLEHARSAGMPLAIEPLHPMYAADRACVNTMGQALDLCDRLDPQGTGALGVALDVYHVWWDPELEAQVRRAGRSRLCAFHVCDWLVPTADLLEDRGMMGDGMIDIPMIRGWVEAAGFQGYSEVEIFSRRWWARPLDEVLSVCVERHRSSV; from the coding sequence ATGCGCGACTTCTCCGGCGATCATCGCTGGCTGTCCATCAACACGGCCACGGTGCGCAAGCAGGGCGACCTTCTGCAGATCTTCGACGCCTGCGCCCGTCAGGGCATCCGCGCCGTCTCCCCTTGGCGGGACCAGGTGGCCGCGGTGGGGCTGGACCGCGCCGCGCGGGCCGTGAAGGAGTTGGGGCTGCAACTGTCCGGCTATTGCCGCGGCGGCATGTTCCCCGCCGATCCCGACCGCCGCGCCGAGGTCCGCGACGACAACCGCCGCGCGGTGGACGAGGCGGTGGCGCTGGGCGCGCCCTGCCTCGTGCTGGTGGTCGGCGGGCTGCCGCAATTCTCCCGCCCCGGCTCCCCGCCGTCCAAGGACATCGCGCTGGCCCGCGCCCAGGTGGAGGACGGCATCGCCGAACTGCTGGAGCACGCCCGAAGCGCCGGGATGCCGCTCGCCATCGAGCCGCTGCACCCCATGTACGCCGCCGACCGCGCCTGCGTGAACACGATGGGCCAGGCGCTCGACCTTTGTGACCGGCTGGACCCGCAGGGAACCGGAGCGCTGGGAGTGGCGTTGGACGTGTACCACGTCTGGTGGGACCCGGAACTGGAGGCGCAGGTCCGCCGGGCGGGCCGGAGCCGCCTGTGTGCCTTCCATGTGTGCGATTGGCTGGTGCCGACCGCCGACCTGCTGGAGGATCGCGGCATGATGGGCGACGGAATGATTGATATACCAATGATCCGTGGATGGGTGGAAGCCGCGGGATTCCAGGGCTATTCCGAGGTCGAAATATTCTCGCGCCGCTGGTGGGCACGACCTTTGGATGAGGTGCTGTCGGTCTGTGTCGAACGGCATCGGTCTTCGGTGTGA